Below is a window of Corvus cornix cornix isolate S_Up_H32 chromosome 2, ASM73873v5, whole genome shotgun sequence DNA.
gagaggcaTTTCCAGAGCGCTCTCTTTTTTAACTCACCTCCAACTGCGGGCAGGGGAGGTGTCTGGGCTACTTTTCAAGTGCAATAAAAAACTCTGAATTTTGTTCCCGCTGTTTAGTTTTACTTCCTGCTTTAGCACTTACCCGCTTAACACCTCCAGCAAAAGTAAACAAATCAGCTCGTAATTTACCTGTGATCTCTGCTCTAACTTGCCTTTTTTATATCCAGTCTTTCCCTTCTGAGTTTTATGTATATATGTCAGATACGTGCAGATCTGGAAACCTGCTGACTTTATctgttccctccctgccccttcttaaaatgaaagaaatccaAATAGAGAAACACACGCACATCAACCCACAGCAACTTGATAAAAATAGAGTCATCCCTAGAAAGTGAAGGTAACAAGTGACACCGGTACCTTTCAGCTAAGCCAGGTGTGTCAGCTTCTATGAATGCTAAGGGTTTAAATGCACAGGAAACATCTCATCATTATGAGATTACTGGAACAGCCCAGTAGGTATTCATTGTCACTGAGCTGTCACTGGTGAAAAGCTGAGCcagggaagacagaaaaacagaaggaaagacaaaCTTAGAGCTGTGACCAGCTGCTTCCAGGTGCATTCCTGAGTGCAGCTGCCAGAAGGCAGGTTTCAatcttttctgcaaagcaggCATTAGAGCAGCCCTGTCAATAGTCCCTAGGATCAGCCTGCAGATTTACAGTCCCTCTGCCTGCCCACCCTGAGACACAGAGGACAGGGTGAAGCAATCTTAACGCAGTGCCTCAGTTCAGAACTTGCTTCCAAAAATCCAAGTAGAAACAGAAGCAGCCTGTAGCTGTGATATGTAGATGTACCTTCAAAGCCTTTTATGATTCACTCTGAAATGTTTCTAGTAAttacttctattttaaaagcGTTAGTTAATTGCATTGTGTGTAGAATCTGTGCCGTAATTGTCCTTCGGAAAGAGGGAGAGCACAGCCAAGTAAAGATTGCTTATTAAAATTAAGCACACTGTGGGCGTTTATTTCAAAGTGtaattactgaaataaacagTTGTGTTTATTGCAGGGTGCAGAGCTGCACATATAGACGGGTACAAACATGCCTGTATGAGAAGCTCTGCATGTTGAGTCTGTCAGCTGCCTGAGAGAATTTGCAGGATCCTCTATGTTACATATAATATACACACTACTACAGTTACAAAGATGGTGTTCTCTTGAGGGCAAAACGACCCCTCTGAAATTGTTACTGCTAATCATTCATAGACAGAACCCCATTCTGTGGTAACTTCAGCTGTTACCACTTCTGCAGTGTCTGCTTGGAGCTGCAGAGTTCATGGGAGACTCAGTCCACTGTAACCATGGAATGAGAAGAAACACACTATttgaaattcatttaaaaacacttcaaCTGTTTCCAAAGCACTGTTTTCCCCCTTGCTAATGATCCAACATGATTGTTATAAATATCACAGAGCAGATTCCCTAGACTAAGAACAagcaggaaacatttcttcccttggggcattttttcctcttctaaaagGTATGTCCCTGAGAAGAAGGATAGAGAATAAAATTGCCTCTTCTACCACAACTGCTGAAGTGCATGtcattaggatttttttatgCTGTGGTATTATCCAGAGATACCATCAGCACTTGAGGCCCTTGTGATGGGGGACACAACAGTAAAGAGATGCCCTGTAAAGATTACAGCCTACTTTAACTTCTGCAAAACATACCTGATTAATGTGAAAATGACTGGTTAAGGAAATCACTCCATTCTGAATATCAATGTTTCTTGTTCTGTGCATTCTGCAGATCGCGTTCAAGTTGGTTGTCGAGAACTGAGATCTACCAAGTACATCTCAGATGGCCAGTGCACCAGCATTAATCCCCTGAAGGAACTGGTGTGTGCTGGTGAATGCCTCCCTTTGCCACTGCTCCCCAACTGGATTGGAGGAGGTTACGGAACCAAGTACTGGAGCAGGCGGAGCTCGCAAGAGTGGAGGTGTGTCAATGACAAAACTCGCACTCAGAGGATCCAGCTTCAGTGCCAGGATGGAAGTATAAGAACCTACAAAATAACTGTGGTCACGGCCTGCAAGTGCAAGCGATACACCAGGCAGCACAATGAGTCCAGCCACAACTTCGAGGGAACCTCTCAAGCAAAACCCATCCAGCAccacaaagaaaggaaaagagccaGTAAATCCAGCAAGCATAGTACAAGTTAGAAGTCAGACATTCTCTGctctctcatctctctctcctTGTGCCAAAATTGAACTCACCTGTAACCATTTGCTTTACCATTCTGACTGCTTAAAGACAAGTCTGCCATTGCTGTGTTCTCAGTTGACACTACATGCTTACTGCTTTGACCAAAATCAAAAGGGGCATTCTCAGCATATGGACCTTTTGGGTGATTTTCCAAATGCTCAAGATGGGGAATAATACAAGCCTTCCAAAACCACACTATAAACTTTTACATTTTCTCCAGccatggaagaaaagaaaatttgccAAGAGTATTCACTGAAGTCAATTTTGTAAAATGATGCTTTGTTGTGTGTTTTCCTGAGAACAGTTATCACATCTATTGCCTTTTATA
It encodes the following:
- the SOSTDC1 gene encoding sclerostin domain-containing protein 1; this encodes MPNLSEYIKESFKSNFSYTEEAEGKDFIQLCQTETEPAMLLPAIHFYGFLLACIFTRSSLAFKNDATEILYSHVVKPAAASPSSNSTLNQARNGGRHYTSTGSDRNNRVQVGCRELRSTKYISDGQCTSINPLKELVCAGECLPLPLLPNWIGGGYGTKYWSRRSSQEWRCVNDKTRTQRIQLQCQDGSIRTYKITVVTACKCKRYTRQHNESSHNFEGTSQAKPIQHHKERKRASKSSKHSTS